The following are encoded together in the Nocardia sp. XZ_19_385 genome:
- a CDS encoding TIGR02680 family protein → MSVIHGGVRFIPTRAGIVNLWDYRDQEFCFADGRLVLRGPNGSGKTKALEVLFPFVLDGRIEPRRLNPFAGEERTMKSNLLYRKQESAYSYIWMEFARGSWDDPEVVTIGIGMRATRSSDKVTRWYFVADGRVGVDFSLIGPDDRPFTRKQLAEQIGTDSIVDRPVEYRTAIDARMFGLGTQRYDQLINLILTLRRPQLAKNLDPRGLSQALTDGLRPLDEQLILDAARSFSDMEEVGRNLEGLVHADTATRAFVGVYRKYLAVQAKTDVDQVRTRLDAVTHASTALFAATALRERREAERTAAEARADDADRTYEQALTDRETLQRSSAYEGKQQLDDLADAVRRLETSASVHRDKALKARQTLDQRVQEAERATAAVRTAAATLSRGEDELRAAAEEAGIDWTAPSEDSRADNLTAAVRARAEERDADVRAVRKALGLMDAAATERTRAQRQSERAVAAKESAAAEVAAAEAAVALARTEASAALRAWWDKHREVYSPIEKGLFDALDAALANAGSDDAAGIAEVLAERAEPLLDEIRNRRQEAKSQAAAAAERITELTAERDRVAAQSDDAPPPLATRTDERGDRPGGPLWQLVRFADDVTPEAAGGIEAALHAAGLLDAWVCAESDLPAEYTSEQFLVPSRNRPSGRTLTDVLVVEEDSAQLTVPRQTVSDVLASIALHEAKKPGFGEDELAVSTSGGFRQGVQIGRHHKADAEFIGATARARRREIRLTELAAALETATTAKEQSAAEESTATAELARIAAAAKALPRPSAVTAALRAVSEAAGMMRSRSEAVTQAEHDLDQAVAAVATVDKKLRAIAAEHSTPRDPRDIDALAAAIRHFENTGTGLLRLRTDHDREREREREGADRLAEARDLAEAFAEEAEAAEAGYQEQSRKLETLRDALGAGAADIDRDLELAREKIEATRAEQKTARKAANSAIEAIGDAEAAYRTAFESLGTALTEVLTDVKTLAPYARPDLLRLLGAPAESRWPSSEAAWSTPEQLLYRITQAGPETEPQVLPDEVAELFDNLAAATASVKAGEAARKTTRSAVTSALQEFDAALAGCGRDYRLQWDAADGLTVVQVADEQGMSALADFAGRIDQARHDQELLLTDAERRILEDALLAGLAQQIYERTSDARDLIARMGAEMKKRRMSSGNTIGVHWVLADSLSDAARAMCKLLDRDASVLSPDDLAAIRSHFASEIRAARAAHPERSYPEILAATLDYRTWRVFSFTLISGDGTEDKLTVARHSALSGGEQSVSLHLPLFAAAHVMLDSADPQAPRLLALDEAFAGVDDNGRSELLGLSVQFDLDLFMTGYDLWITYPHVPGCAHYDLAHSTAENSVSATLLVWDSGDLLAEHDGTDLTTALGSPNRRRVPNGIEGGMTLDNMPGELEPAGAN, encoded by the coding sequence ATGTCGGTTATCCACGGCGGAGTGCGCTTCATCCCGACCCGCGCCGGGATCGTCAACCTGTGGGACTACCGGGACCAGGAGTTCTGCTTCGCCGACGGCAGGCTGGTGCTGCGCGGGCCGAACGGTTCCGGCAAGACCAAGGCGCTCGAGGTGCTGTTCCCGTTCGTGCTGGACGGGCGGATCGAACCGCGCCGGCTCAACCCGTTCGCCGGTGAAGAACGCACCATGAAGTCGAATCTGCTGTATCGCAAGCAGGAATCGGCCTACTCCTACATCTGGATGGAGTTCGCGCGCGGCAGCTGGGACGACCCGGAAGTGGTCACCATCGGCATCGGCATGCGCGCCACCCGCTCCTCGGACAAGGTGACGCGCTGGTACTTCGTCGCCGACGGCCGTGTGGGCGTGGACTTTTCGCTGATCGGCCCGGACGACCGGCCGTTCACCCGCAAACAGCTGGCCGAGCAGATCGGCACCGACTCCATCGTGGACCGGCCGGTGGAATACCGCACCGCGATCGACGCGCGCATGTTCGGCCTCGGCACCCAGCGCTACGACCAGCTGATCAACCTGATCCTCACGCTGCGCCGCCCGCAGCTGGCGAAAAACCTGGATCCGCGCGGACTTTCGCAGGCGCTGACCGATGGTCTGCGCCCGCTCGACGAGCAGCTGATCCTGGACGCGGCCCGCTCCTTCAGCGATATGGAGGAGGTGGGGCGCAACCTCGAAGGCCTGGTGCACGCCGATACCGCGACCCGCGCGTTCGTCGGCGTGTACCGGAAATACCTTGCGGTACAAGCGAAGACGGATGTCGACCAAGTCCGTACCCGGCTCGACGCGGTGACGCACGCGAGCACCGCGCTGTTCGCCGCGACCGCGTTGCGTGAGCGCCGGGAAGCCGAGCGCACCGCCGCCGAGGCCCGCGCCGATGACGCCGATCGCACCTACGAGCAGGCGCTCACCGACCGGGAAACCTTGCAGCGCTCCAGCGCCTACGAAGGCAAGCAGCAGCTCGACGATCTCGCCGACGCGGTGCGCCGGCTGGAGACCTCGGCCAGCGTGCACCGGGACAAGGCGCTCAAGGCCCGGCAGACCCTCGACCAGCGCGTCCAGGAGGCCGAACGGGCCACCGCCGCGGTCCGCACCGCCGCCGCGACCCTGTCCCGCGGTGAGGACGAATTGCGTGCCGCCGCAGAGGAAGCGGGCATCGATTGGACCGCGCCGTCGGAGGATTCGCGGGCCGACAACCTCACCGCCGCCGTCCGCGCCCGCGCCGAGGAGCGCGACGCCGACGTGCGGGCGGTCCGGAAAGCGCTGGGGCTGATGGACGCCGCGGCCACCGAACGGACCCGGGCGCAGCGTCAGTCCGAACGTGCCGTGGCGGCAAAGGAATCGGCGGCGGCCGAGGTCGCGGCCGCGGAAGCGGCCGTCGCGCTGGCGCGCACCGAAGCCTCGGCCGCGCTGCGCGCCTGGTGGGACAAGCATCGAGAGGTCTACTCCCCCATCGAGAAAGGCTTGTTCGACGCGCTCGACGCCGCACTGGCGAATGCCGGGTCCGATGACGCCGCCGGTATCGCGGAGGTGCTGGCGGAGCGGGCCGAGCCGCTGCTCGACGAGATTCGCAATCGCCGGCAGGAAGCGAAGTCGCAGGCGGCCGCGGCGGCGGAGCGCATCACCGAACTGACCGCCGAACGCGACCGCGTTGCCGCCCAAAGCGACGATGCCCCACCGCCATTGGCGACTCGCACCGATGAGCGGGGCGACCGGCCGGGCGGACCGCTCTGGCAGCTGGTGCGGTTCGCCGACGACGTCACGCCCGAGGCCGCCGGTGGCATCGAAGCGGCACTGCATGCCGCGGGCCTGCTCGACGCCTGGGTTTGCGCGGAGTCCGACCTGCCCGCCGAGTACACCTCCGAGCAGTTCCTCGTCCCGTCGCGGAACCGCCCGTCCGGCCGCACGCTCACCGATGTGCTTGTGGTGGAAGAGGATTCCGCGCAGTTGACGGTGCCGCGTCAAACTGTCTCCGATGTTCTCGCATCGATCGCGCTGCACGAAGCGAAGAAGCCGGGGTTCGGCGAGGACGAGCTCGCGGTCAGCACCTCCGGCGGCTTCCGCCAAGGCGTGCAGATCGGCCGCCACCACAAAGCCGACGCCGAGTTCATCGGTGCGACCGCCCGGGCTCGCCGACGCGAGATCCGGCTCACCGAGCTGGCCGCCGCGTTGGAAACCGCCACGACCGCCAAGGAGCAGTCGGCAGCCGAAGAATCTACCGCCACAGCCGAACTCGCGCGGATCGCGGCCGCCGCGAAGGCGCTGCCGCGTCCTTCGGCCGTCACGGCCGCCTTGCGTGCGGTCTCGGAAGCCGCGGGCATGATGCGCTCGCGCTCCGAAGCCGTCACGCAGGCCGAGCACGATCTCGATCAGGCGGTGGCCGCGGTAGCGACGGTCGACAAGAAGTTGCGCGCCATCGCCGCCGAACACAGCACCCCACGCGACCCACGCGATATCGACGCGCTCGCGGCCGCCATCCGGCACTTCGAGAACACCGGTACCGGGCTGCTGCGCTTGCGCACCGACCACGACCGCGAGCGGGAACGCGAACGTGAGGGCGCGGACCGTCTCGCCGAAGCCCGCGACCTGGCCGAGGCCTTCGCCGAGGAAGCGGAGGCCGCCGAAGCCGGCTACCAGGAGCAGTCGCGCAAACTGGAGACCCTGCGCGACGCGCTGGGCGCGGGCGCCGCCGATATCGACCGGGACCTGGAACTGGCCCGGGAGAAGATCGAGGCCACTCGCGCGGAGCAGAAGACCGCCCGCAAGGCGGCCAACTCCGCGATCGAAGCGATCGGTGACGCCGAAGCCGCCTACCGGACCGCGTTCGAATCCCTCGGCACCGCCCTCACCGAAGTGCTCACCGACGTCAAAACCCTTGCGCCCTATGCCCGTCCGGACCTGCTCCGCCTGCTCGGCGCTCCCGCCGAGAGCCGTTGGCCGAGCAGCGAAGCCGCCTGGTCCACCCCCGAGCAGCTGCTCTACCGGATCACCCAGGCGGGTCCGGAGACCGAACCGCAGGTGTTGCCCGACGAGGTCGCCGAACTCTTCGACAACCTCGCCGCCGCGACCGCTTCGGTGAAGGCGGGGGAAGCCGCCCGCAAGACCACTCGCAGCGCGGTTACCTCGGCTTTGCAGGAGTTCGACGCCGCCCTGGCCGGTTGCGGCCGCGACTACCGCCTGCAGTGGGACGCCGCCGACGGCCTCACCGTGGTGCAGGTCGCCGACGAGCAGGGCATGTCCGCGCTCGCCGATTTCGCGGGCCGCATCGATCAGGCCCGTCACGACCAGGAACTGCTGCTCACCGACGCCGAACGCCGCATCCTGGAGGACGCGCTGCTGGCCGGGCTGGCCCAGCAGATCTACGAACGCACCTCCGACGCCAGGGATCTCATCGCACGCATGGGCGCGGAGATGAAGAAACGCCGCATGTCCTCGGGCAACACGATCGGCGTGCACTGGGTGCTGGCCGATTCACTTTCCGACGCGGCCCGCGCCATGTGCAAACTCCTGGATCGCGATGCCTCGGTCCTCTCCCCCGACGACCTGGCCGCCATCCGCTCGCATTTCGCCTCCGAGATCCGCGCCGCCCGCGCCGCGCACCCGGAACGCTCCTACCCCGAAATCCTCGCCGCCACACTGGATTACCGCACCTGGCGCGTCTTCTCCTTCACCCTGATCTCCGGTGACGGCACCGAGGACAAACTGACCGTCGCCCGCCACAGCGCTCTCTCCGGCGGCGAGCAGTCGGTCTCCCTGCATCTGCCCCTCTTCGCGGCCGCCCACGTCATGCTCGACTCCGCCGACCCACAGGCCCCCCGTCTGCTCGCCCTGGACGAAGCCTTCGCCGGTGTCGACGACAACGGCCGCAGCGAACTTCTCGGTCTCAGCGTCCAATTCGACCTCGACCTGTTCATGACGGGCTACGACCTCTGGATCACCTATCCTCACGTCCCCGGCTGCGCCCACTACGACCTGGCTCACTCCACGGCCGAGAACTCCGTCAGCGCCACCTTGCTGGTCTGGGATAGCGGCGATCTCCTCGCCGAACACGACGGCACCGATCTCACCACCGCCCTCGGCTCCCCCAACCGCCGTCGCGTCCCCAACGGAATCGAGGGCGGCATGACCCTCGACAACATGCCGGGCGAACTCGAACCGGCCGGGGCCAACTAA
- a CDS encoding TIGR02677 family protein: protein MRLFSFATAEKRADYLWVLRAFDSARAAYVVLLHADDVAEWIRRHSAGAAELSGAEIGPLLDQLHQWGVLERSYDGTRAATLAEYRNRHYVYQFSQAGFQAYRAVAGVLAARLDEAALSRLVLPELLADLHALAEANQAGDAERVYRTLRRLDAALTDMAARAAHFYLSLGDMVRTTEITPEAFLVHKDALLAHMRDFSMDLARFAPRLANAIGDIEDTGVDELIERAARCDERVLLSPEERQADWRARWQGLRTWFVAAESGDSTEADRLREATMSAIAAVLSLLRRVTETRRGGVSRESALRHLAGWFTAAPSTDSAHALFDTVFGLGRPRHLSMEHPDADLIPPVRSWWEAPPLEISRTLAETGRPPQAGAPARIQRNDASIRRLREAQLDAQRARAEAAKSLAAADIYERELDDRETEVLLRLLDAASTAWVPVSGRVDGTTGSDNGVTLTVSTHPGSTVIRTARGLLHLNGRKLDVRATRQKGGRA, encoded by the coding sequence CTGCGGCTGTTCTCCTTCGCTACGGCGGAGAAGCGCGCTGACTACCTGTGGGTGTTGCGTGCGTTCGACAGTGCGCGGGCCGCGTATGTGGTGCTGTTGCATGCCGATGATGTGGCGGAGTGGATTCGGCGGCACAGTGCGGGGGCGGCGGAGCTGTCGGGAGCGGAGATCGGGCCGCTGCTGGATCAGCTGCATCAGTGGGGGGTGCTGGAGCGGTCGTATGACGGGACTCGGGCGGCGACGTTGGCCGAGTATCGCAACCGCCATTACGTGTATCAGTTCTCGCAGGCCGGGTTCCAGGCGTATCGGGCGGTGGCGGGGGTGCTGGCGGCGCGGCTGGATGAGGCGGCGCTGTCGCGGCTGGTGTTGCCGGAGTTGCTCGCGGATCTGCATGCGCTGGCTGAGGCGAACCAGGCCGGGGACGCGGAGCGGGTGTATCGGACGCTGCGGCGGCTGGACGCGGCGCTGACCGATATGGCCGCGCGGGCCGCACATTTCTATCTATCGCTCGGCGATATGGTGCGGACCACCGAGATCACGCCCGAGGCGTTTCTCGTGCACAAGGACGCGCTGCTGGCGCATATGCGGGACTTCAGTATGGATCTGGCGCGGTTCGCGCCGCGGCTGGCGAACGCGATCGGGGACATCGAGGACACCGGTGTCGACGAGTTGATCGAGCGGGCCGCGCGCTGTGATGAGCGGGTGCTGTTGAGTCCGGAGGAGCGGCAAGCGGATTGGCGGGCGCGATGGCAGGGGCTGCGGACCTGGTTCGTCGCGGCGGAGTCGGGTGATTCCACCGAGGCGGACCGGCTGCGGGAGGCGACGATGAGCGCGATCGCCGCGGTGCTGTCGCTGCTGCGGCGGGTTACCGAGACGCGGCGCGGTGGAGTGAGCCGGGAGTCGGCGCTGCGGCATCTGGCGGGGTGGTTCACCGCCGCGCCCAGCACCGACAGCGCGCACGCGCTGTTCGACACGGTCTTCGGGCTGGGACGGCCGCGGCATCTGTCGATGGAGCATCCCGACGCGGATCTGATTCCGCCGGTTCGATCCTGGTGGGAAGCACCGCCCTTGGAGATCTCGCGGACGCTCGCCGAAACCGGGCGGCCACCGCAGGCGGGTGCGCCAGCCAGGATTCAGCGCAACGACGCGAGCATCCGCCGGTTGCGGGAAGCGCAGCTCGACGCACAGCGAGCGCGCGCGGAGGCCGCGAAATCCCTTGCGGCAGCGGATATCTACGAGCGCGAGCTGGACGACCGGGAGACCGAAGTCTTGCTGCGGTTGCTGGATGCCGCCTCGACCGCGTGGGTGCCGGTAAGCGGTCGGGTCGACGGAACGACCGGATCCGACAACGGCGTCACGCTCACGGTATCGACGCACCCGGGATCGACAGTGATCCGCACCGCCCGCGGACTGCTGCACCTCAACGGCCGCAAACTCGACGTGCGAGCGACCCGTCAGAAGGGAGGCCGAGCATGA
- a CDS encoding TIGR02678 family protein: MHARRIDSLALDNYQRAARVILANHLVTRTYPDRIALPLIRRWATELREDLAELFGYRLEVTETTARLFPVIDQLDAGKPARTVNDRLFDRRRYAYLSLALAALGRAGDQITLSELADQVAAYTGRIEGLDLSLDRAADRDAFVDAVGWLANRGALTLADGDAGGWASDPSVGEALYDIDRPVVFAIFRPPRALQHLHSVAGLLGEEAHPNGQPATADAARRVRRGLVERPVIYAEDFAPDERAVLAQERIVSEVELFTGLKAERRAEGVALIDVSGRLSDVRFPGTGTLAQVALLLVGEVADLVLDIDNPLPQRPALADPMGALVAQLDDAIPESTVFAPLADLPFSDSFDEEANPDDPDDAPEPATYPFLDYGWVGETVQALTDRYGVTFAAQWQADVPGLTTEVVALLERLRLVQVVPGAAGPEGLLILPALARYRGAVVTVRTKRTEELFVTAAETGASVATEGV; encoded by the coding sequence ATTCACGCACGTCGCATCGACTCGCTCGCGCTGGACAACTACCAACGAGCCGCGCGGGTGATCCTCGCCAACCATCTAGTGACCCGGACCTATCCGGATCGCATCGCGCTGCCCCTGATTCGCAGGTGGGCGACCGAATTGCGCGAGGACTTGGCGGAGCTGTTCGGCTATCGCCTGGAAGTCACCGAAACCACCGCGCGACTGTTCCCCGTCATCGATCAACTGGATGCGGGCAAACCCGCGCGAACGGTCAACGACCGGCTTTTCGATCGCCGCCGCTACGCATATCTGTCACTGGCGCTGGCCGCGCTCGGGCGCGCTGGTGATCAGATCACATTGTCGGAGTTGGCCGATCAGGTCGCGGCCTACACCGGGCGGATCGAGGGGCTCGACCTCTCCCTCGATCGCGCCGCGGACCGGGACGCCTTCGTCGACGCCGTAGGCTGGCTCGCCAACCGCGGCGCGCTCACTCTCGCCGACGGCGACGCGGGTGGCTGGGCGTCGGATCCCTCGGTGGGAGAAGCGCTTTACGACATCGATCGACCGGTGGTGTTCGCGATCTTCCGCCCGCCGCGCGCCCTGCAACACCTGCACAGCGTGGCCGGGCTGCTCGGCGAGGAAGCGCACCCGAACGGACAGCCCGCGACCGCGGACGCTGCCCGCCGAGTACGGCGCGGCCTGGTCGAGCGCCCCGTCATCTACGCCGAGGATTTCGCACCCGACGAGCGTGCGGTGCTCGCGCAGGAACGCATCGTCTCCGAGGTGGAACTGTTCACGGGCCTGAAGGCCGAGCGGCGCGCGGAAGGTGTTGCGCTGATCGATGTTTCGGGACGGCTCTCCGATGTCCGGTTCCCCGGTACCGGCACGCTGGCGCAGGTAGCGCTGCTACTGGTCGGCGAGGTCGCGGACCTGGTGCTCGATATCGACAATCCGTTGCCGCAGCGGCCCGCCCTCGCCGATCCGATGGGGGCCCTGGTGGCGCAACTGGACGACGCGATCCCCGAATCGACGGTGTTCGCGCCGCTGGCCGACCTCCCGTTCTCCGATTCCTTTGACGAAGAAGCGAATCCGGACGATCCGGACGACGCACCGGAGCCCGCGACCTACCCGTTCCTGGACTACGGCTGGGTAGGCGAAACCGTGCAGGCCCTCACCGACCGCTACGGTGTCACCTTCGCCGCGCAATGGCAGGCCGACGTCCCCGGGCTGACCACCGAGGTGGTGGCCCTGCTGGAACGGTTGCGCCTGGTCCAGGTCGTACCCGGCGCAGCGGGACCCGAAGGTCTGCTGATCCTGCCCGCCCTGGCCCGCTACCGGGGCGCGGTCGTCACCGTCCGTACCAAGCGGACCGAAGAACTGTTCGTCACCGCCGCAGAGACCGGCGCAAGCGTTGCCACGGAAGGGGTTTGA
- a CDS encoding fumarate hydratase: protein MTAPEFRYSDLLPIGADDTPYRLITTEGVSTFEVDGRTFLKVEPEALRLLTAEAMHDISHYLRPAHLAQLRKIIDDPESSGNDRFVALDLLKNVNISAGGILPMCQDTGTAIVMGKKSEGVLTGADDAEWISRGVFDAYTKLNLRYSQLAPVTMWDEKNTGTNLPAQIELYSTQGDTAQPSYKFLFMAKGGGSANKSFLYQETKAVLNPQRMLEFLDEKIRSLGTAACPPYHLAVVIGGTSAEFALKTAKYASAHYLDNLPTEGSMAAHGFRDLELEEEVFKLTQEFGIGAQFGGKYFCHDVRVVRLPRHGASCPVAIAVSCSADRQALAKITPEGVFLEQLEREPAQYLPEQTDAILGGDVVKIDLNRPMAEIRAELSKYPVKTRLSLTGPLVVARDIAHAKIKERLDAGEPMPQYLRDMAVYYAGPAKTPEGYASGSFGPTTAGRMDSYVDQFQAAGGSLVMLAKGNRSAQVTKACNEHGGFYLGSIGGPAARLALDCIKSVEVLEYPELGMEAVWKIEVEDFPAFIVVDDKGNDFFAETQKPIALRVRTRSKERV from the coding sequence GTGACCGCGCCGGAATTCCGCTATTCAGATCTGCTGCCGATCGGCGCGGACGACACCCCCTACCGGTTGATCACGACCGAGGGTGTCAGCACCTTCGAGGTCGACGGCCGCACCTTCCTGAAGGTGGAGCCCGAGGCGTTGCGCTTGCTGACCGCCGAGGCGATGCACGACATCAGCCACTACCTGCGGCCCGCGCACCTCGCGCAGCTGCGCAAGATCATCGATGATCCGGAATCCTCCGGCAACGATCGATTCGTCGCGCTGGATCTGCTGAAGAACGTCAACATCTCCGCGGGCGGCATTCTGCCGATGTGCCAGGACACCGGCACCGCGATCGTGATGGGCAAGAAATCCGAAGGCGTGCTCACCGGGGCCGACGACGCGGAATGGATCAGCCGCGGTGTATTCGACGCCTACACCAAGCTGAATCTGCGCTATTCGCAGCTCGCGCCGGTCACCATGTGGGACGAGAAGAACACCGGCACGAATCTGCCGGCGCAGATCGAGTTGTATTCCACCCAGGGCGATACCGCGCAGCCGTCCTACAAGTTCCTGTTCATGGCCAAGGGCGGCGGTTCGGCGAACAAATCGTTCCTGTACCAGGAAACCAAGGCCGTGCTGAATCCGCAGCGCATGCTGGAATTCCTGGACGAGAAGATCCGCTCGCTCGGCACCGCGGCCTGCCCGCCCTATCACCTGGCCGTGGTGATCGGCGGCACCAGCGCCGAATTCGCTTTGAAGACCGCGAAATACGCCTCCGCGCACTACCTGGACAATCTGCCCACCGAGGGTTCGATGGCCGCGCACGGCTTCCGCGATCTGGAGCTGGAAGAAGAAGTCTTCAAGCTCACCCAGGAGTTCGGTATCGGCGCGCAGTTCGGCGGCAAATACTTCTGCCACGATGTGCGCGTGGTGCGCTTGCCGCGGCACGGCGCGAGTTGCCCGGTGGCCATCGCGGTTTCGTGTTCGGCGGACCGCCAGGCCCTGGCCAAGATCACCCCCGAGGGTGTGTTCCTGGAGCAGCTCGAGCGGGAGCCCGCGCAGTATCTGCCCGAGCAGACCGACGCCATTCTCGGCGGCGACGTGGTCAAGATCGACCTGAACCGGCCGATGGCCGAGATTCGCGCCGAACTCTCGAAATACCCGGTGAAGACCCGGCTTTCGCTGACCGGTCCGCTGGTGGTGGCGCGCGATATCGCGCACGCCAAGATCAAGGAACGGCTCGACGCGGGGGAGCCGATGCCGCAATACCTGCGCGATATGGCCGTGTACTACGCCGGTCCGGCCAAGACGCCCGAGGGGTACGCGTCCGGTTCGTTCGGACCGACCACGGCCGGGCGCATGGACTCCTATGTCGACCAATTCCAGGCCGCCGGTGGGTCTTTGGTCATGCTGGCCAAGGGCAATCGCTCCGCTCAGGTGACCAAGGCGTGCAACGAGCACGGCGGGTTCTACCTCGGTTCCATCGGCGGGCCCGCGGCCCGGCTGGCGCTGGACTGCATCAAGTCGGTCGAGGTGCTCGAATATCCGGAACTCGGTATGGAAGCCGTCTGGAAGATCGAGGTTGAAGATTTTCCCGCGTTCATCGTGGTGGACGACAAAGGAAACGACTTCTTCGCCGAAACGCAGAAGCCGATCGCATTGCGCGTGCGTACGCGCTCCAAAGAACGCGTCTGA
- a CDS encoding MarR family winged helix-turn-helix transcriptional regulator, with product MTEPVWLDEVEMRAWVGFVRTRDLIAAAVGRDSARESNLTYVEYTVLASLSKSPDHRLTFADLAERLEWSQSRLSHQITRMEKRGLVIREPIPDDARRTAARLTPHGADLLGGAAPAHARSVRRHMIDALDRDQLAALADIYDTLLAHHRRAPEEL from the coding sequence ATGACGGAACCGGTGTGGCTCGATGAGGTCGAGATGCGAGCCTGGGTGGGTTTCGTGCGCACCCGTGACCTCATCGCCGCCGCCGTCGGGCGCGATTCCGCGCGCGAGTCGAACCTCACCTATGTCGAATACACGGTGCTGGCCAGCCTGTCGAAATCCCCGGACCACCGGCTGACCTTCGCCGATCTGGCCGAACGGCTGGAGTGGTCGCAGAGCCGGCTCTCGCATCAGATCACCCGGATGGAGAAGCGCGGCCTGGTCATCCGGGAACCGATCCCCGACGACGCCCGCCGCACCGCCGCCCGGCTCACTCCACATGGCGCGGACCTGCTCGGCGGCGCCGCACCGGCGCACGCGCGCAGCGTGCGCCGCCACATGATCGACGCGTTGGATCGCGATCAGCTGGCGGCGCTCGCCGACATCTACGACACGTTGCTCGCCCATCACCGGCGAGCGCCGGAGGAGCTCTAG
- a CDS encoding M15 family metallopeptidase: MIAKLALSAMAVPALFVLAAPGAHADPRTAVAAAAGTEGLTPPLAAAYTQAEEAARAEGVTLYINSGYRSYGEQQAMWEDGVATYGSPDEARRWVLPPEESTHVSGQAIDVGPQHGAQWLERNGNRWGLCRIYANEWWHFELATGPGGQCPALRADASEQPHPAPPQVAPPLITGSAGPLQTWPWGPGR; this comes from the coding sequence ATGATCGCAAAGCTAGCGCTGTCCGCGATGGCTGTACCGGCGCTCTTCGTCTTGGCCGCGCCCGGCGCGCACGCGGACCCACGCACGGCGGTGGCCGCCGCCGCCGGGACCGAAGGTCTGACGCCCCCGTTGGCGGCGGCATACACCCAGGCCGAGGAAGCGGCACGGGCCGAAGGCGTGACCTTGTACATCAACTCCGGTTACCGCTCATACGGCGAGCAGCAGGCCATGTGGGAGGACGGGGTCGCCACCTACGGCAGCCCGGACGAGGCGCGGCGGTGGGTGTTGCCGCCCGAGGAGTCGACGCACGTGTCGGGGCAGGCGATCGATGTCGGGCCGCAGCACGGCGCACAGTGGTTGGAGCGCAACGGGAATCGGTGGGGGCTGTGCCGGATCTATGCGAACGAGTGGTGGCATTTCGAGTTGGCCACCGGGCCCGGTGGGCAGTGCCCGGCATTGCGGGCCGATGCGAGCGAGCAGCCGCATCCCGCGCCGCCGCAGGTCGCCCCGCCGTTGATAACCGGCAGCGCAGGCCCGCTTCAAACCTGGCCGTGGGGCCCGGGCCGGTAG